The following proteins come from a genomic window of Lolium rigidum isolate FL_2022 chromosome 5, APGP_CSIRO_Lrig_0.1, whole genome shotgun sequence:
- the LOC124657020 gene encoding uncharacterized protein LOC124657020, translated as MGNSYSNSGSYTSGHLQAPELPPLHLCFFLLVLLVFLAFSWYMSYESVVETFADQGRLLLMVSPLALLLAVRLLSGGDGDGHGHGRRVDQLMSMSMPEKDSIHRAGGSPWGVGLLLVLLLVMVSYQSNFRDRWFAL; from the coding sequence ATGGGGAACTCGTACAGCAACAGCGGATCCTACACCTCGGGCCACCTGCAGGCGCCGGAGCTGCCGCCGCTGCACCTCTGCTTCTTCCTGCTGGTGCTGCTCGTCTTCCTCGCCTTCTCCTGGTACATGAGCTACGAGTCGGTGGTGGAGACCTTCGCCGACCAGGGCCGCCTCCTGCTCATGGTGTCGCCGCTCGCGCTGCTCCTCGCCGTGCGCCTGCtgtcgggcggcgacggcgacgggcaCGGACACGGGCGGCGTGTCGACCAGCTCATGTCCATGTCGATGCCCGAGAAGGACTCCATCCACCGCGCTGGGGGGTCGCCGTGGGGTGTCGGCCTCCTgctcgtgctgctcctcgtcATGGTCTCCTACCAATCCAACTTCCGGGACAGGTGGTTCGCGCTCTAG
- the LOC124651802 gene encoding transmembrane protein 45B-like, whose protein sequence is MGTLVGHVAPGAGFLLIGLWQLFNHIRLFSLRPSSYAAPVWFPARRVRHLELILVIVGTAASILMELVIGPAKHQPFDDDGTIPSDHLHNFEHASISLALLAYAAVTIHLDRVRAPMRDAVSQLVAAAAFAQQLLIFHLHSADHMGVEGQFHWLLQGVIAVTLATTLLGIPFPRSFVVSLVRSASLVLQGVWFVVMGVMLWTPALIPKGCFLNFEEGHEVVRCRTDEALHRAKSLVNLQFSWYLTATVVFVVVFYLQVSRLYPEEPQYLPLVKGRHADGDRDVRFSIGDDHEDDDDEDDLEAAKRSNGHVVSSTKPMEVER, encoded by the coding sequence ATGGGCACGCTCGTCGGCCACGTCGCGCCGGGCGCCGGCTTCCTCCTCATCGGGCTATGGCAGCTGTTCAACCACATCCGGCTGTTCTCCCTGCGGCCCAGCTCCTACGCAGCGCCGGTCTGGTTCCCCGCGCGGCGCGTCCGCCACCTCGAGCTcatcctcgtcatcgtcggcacGGCGGCGTCCATCCTGATGGAGCTCGTCATCGGCCCCGCGAAGCATCAGCCGTTCGACGACGACGGCACCATCCCCTCCGACCACCTCCACAACTTCGAGCACGCCTCCATCTCGCTCGCGCTGCTCGCCTACGCCGCGGTCACCATCCACCTGGACAGGGTCCGTGCGCCCATGCGGGACGCCGTGTCGCAGCTGGTCGCCGCGGCGGCGTTCGCGCAGCAGCTGCTCATCTTCCACCTCCACTCCGCGGACCACATGGGCGTGGAGGGGCAGTTCCACTGGCTGCTGCAGGGCGTCATCGCCGTCACGCTCGCCACCACGCTGCTGGGGATTCCCTTTCCACGGAGCTTCGTGGTGAGCCTGGTCCGGTCGGCCAGCCTCGTGTTACAGGGCGTGTGGTTCGTCGTCATGGGCGTCATGCTCTGGACGCCAGCGCTGATCCCCAAGGGATGCTTCCTCAACTTCGAGGAAGGCCACGAGGTTGTCCGGTGCCGCACCGACGAGGCGCTCCACCGCGCCAAGTCGCTGGTCAACCTGCAGTTCAGCTGGTACCTGACGGCCACCGTGGTGTTCGTCGTCGTGTTCTACCTCCAGGTCAGCAGGTTGTACCCCGAGGAGCCGCAGTACCTGCCGCTGGTGAAGGGAAGGCacgctgacggcgacagggatgTTCGGTTCAGCATCGGGGACGAtcacgaggacgatgacgacgaggacgacctcGAGGCCGCGAAGCGCAGTAACGGGCACGTGGTCAGCAGCACAAAGCCAATGGAGGTCGAAAGGTAA